The following proteins are encoded in a genomic region of Canis lupus baileyi chromosome 30, mCanLup2.hap1, whole genome shotgun sequence:
- the LOC140621490 gene encoding uncharacterized protein isoform X4, producing MLRQTIRIKCLPYKIGLQVGHTHPRRYARGHRRCEEYIKTSNIYPKALNFVIVPHTAHPSRNILQVTFLELVFFTDLTNAGHKNPGSDNRIHLSCKETQAKELKMRDYPKRGKTSGKESRCPANIQNQGPRHISEAIFDSSAQVKPPQPTPGKTETSHPHWALLEFLIHRIINNKMFVILSH from the exons TGGGCTCCAAGTGGGGCACACACACCCCAGAAGATATGCAAGAGGCCACAGACGATGTGAAGAATATATTAAAACTTCTAACATTTATCCAAAA GCACTTAACTTTGTGATTGTGCCACATACAGCACACCCCAGCAGAAATATACTTCAAGTCACCTTTCTAGAATTGGTGTTTTTTACTGATTTAACAAATGCTGGACACAAAAATCCAGGTTCTGATAACAG AATTCATCTTTCATGTAAAGAAACTCAggcaaaagaactaaaaatgagAGACTACCCAAAAAGAGGCAAGACATCTGGAAAAGAATCAAGATGCCCTGCCAACATTCAGAACCAAGGTCCCAGACACATAAGTGAGGCCATCTTTGATTCTTCAGCCCAAGTTAAACCACCCCAGCCAACACCAGGTAAAACAGAGACAAGCCATCCCCACTGGGCTCTGCTTgaattcctgatccacagaatcataaataataaaatgtttgttattttaagccactaa